One stretch of Archocentrus centrarchus isolate MPI-CPG fArcCen1 chromosome 5, fArcCen1, whole genome shotgun sequence DNA includes these proteins:
- the crocc gene encoding rootletin isoform X2, translating into MSSVMSLQEENRVLQGELARLEDLLAHSRADRDELAIKYGAISERLEQALHFETGDGDHDSPESRSLAQQNVDLRRRLDEEQAAYKRKLTAYQEGQQRQAQLVQKLQAKVLQYKKRCGDLEQALQEKSSELEKNSCHSETSNGRHQDEASSNLEDALIRLEEEQQRSSSLSAVNAMLREQLEQAGLANEALSQDIRRLTADWTKAREELEQKESDWRREEESFHSYFSSEHSRLLTLWRQVVGFRRHVCEMKSATERDLSDMRNELARTSHSAQVSCAGLCATLQSREGGAALALEREKVLRIQLEQQLRDRVGEMMSFQTRTDAERSELNVRLSDLVREVERLKGQIEERDGEIVTLTRKLEEQSDNDETDIQVMRTHTETLFDTLRDIAQTLSADGESSSEADQDNLGPLIRDSFPRRPSSPTRHCSLFPLPEATLSALRSAVTNKTLQLQDVRGRLLSAQSSVQQLRKQLSESDSAKRDAEQRSQTLQRERDAAQRERETALRDRERLKLERDSLASEKLNLEKAVQAAQSSGQLLQMDCEKLQLTVASMQRERDHEREEKEAAMQERDRAKAETQRIQKQWDQSESRASAQRAELSAVRETHQQGEIQKQLLQQENAQLSEALARAESSNTELSLLLNKLQSEDAALRDSLAKMGGMNEGLAQDKVDLNTYILQLEEEKAVLQTQKRDAEQEKLTIRDELVRLEQDRLELESARLTLQQSLQDAELSRVGTEAELQSLRAERLKLQEKVSQLCGEVTSLSSEVSLARGEGQRNEVALEEAGRSQAELARDKAALVVQLTASERENTMLSEEVASFRSERESLETSLFEVQQQLVQVESRREQLETENQNLRVRCETAAAELRHVRSDGEIALAQAEREKQTLTQTLNAAQLEAQQALRKATSEHQEEVERLMSEKEVVRHSLLMEHEVALRRLRQEMEDQLHRAKREKEELQDEMRTLQHDRDQCLLQAETEKQQALSLKEAEKTVLSERVSSLQTELSAAALEAERLAREAAHYKEQEQIRVGALTSEVLELRSQLDDVASAHERELHSLQESCNDLRSRADVALKELEQCRAALSAAEESRDQLRRDLLETERRLNQTQDSAESCRREATELRRNFSDVTKERDALSQSNAYLRETLRSAETERISVKRQCEEKEQKLAVLEENLSSTQREVAELRSCLREVERSRLEARRELQELRRQLKVLDGEKEQREREVAELQTRLSLEEQREEEKGKEVFILKQKLTDAETVRDSLKKELSMTQKRLVESESGWRSCERELTAQLHEARGSEKKLQDEAKNLSLRAQTAQDSAAHSSLQLSEAQGRLAATEAELTRAEAAKRDLEFRLSSLQSALTRTLGIGASGRGGRGRSPGGSSTSPGSVSRHHSVSPLRSSLSPAKEIRGSTPDNTLGSGTVSSERGDTPLPHPQSELDSETLRSGLRDFLQELRDAQKDRDDVQCQLGALQRELEELKGERDSALSRLAQLQHIVQEYQEGKRGLDERLTTTQILLQQQEEAVRRGDRERRALSDRVKDLERALQASETDKKHSQDQLNKQRAAEVRLEVERKRLREALEATEARTTRVELGRRSLEGELQRLKLNLGDREAESQASQDRHDSLLKQVADGEARVSLLQREVERLSQALLKSQEGESLLKEKNTSLNQTLQDAASIHSSTQGRLAALQKTLSIVEQDKRLLQEQMDASRASLAEAKRNTATLTERVQSLQSELTQSELRRDELEAELNNAQEALRQRSASLAEAQRSAQSTQTERAAVEERLRALQRAVAMLETEKKDAERQAARLEKDKNALKNILDKVERQKLKSEEGTMRLSAEKSRLDRSLNTAEQELQEAQQQILMLQTQLAEMEQTHSLCESLVRQRDEVQREAERLRTSFRDIERTLATRERAHRHRVKGLEEQVSTLKEQLQQEIKRRQPSLPSSVLLAGNRDAA; encoded by the exons ATGTCCTCGGTCATGTCCCTCCAGGAGGAGAACCGAGTGCTTCAGGGGGAACTGGCGAGGCTGGAGGACCTGCTGGCCCACAGCAGAGCTGACCGAGATGAGCTCGCCATTAAATATGGTGCAATCAGTGAGCGG CTGGAGCAGGCGCTGCATTTTGAAACAGGGGACGGAGACCATGATTCGCCAGAGTCGCGCAGCCTGGCTCAGCAGAATGTGGATCTGCGCAGGCGGCTGGATGAGGAACAGGCGGCCTACAAGCGGAAACTCACCGCGTACCAGGAGGGGCAGCAGAGGCAGGCGCAGCTCGTGCAGAAACTGCAGGCCAAG GTGCTTCAGTATAAAAAGAGGTGTGGGGATCTGGAGCAGGCGCTGCAGGAGAAGTCATCAGAGTTGGAGAAAAACAGT tgcCACAGTGAAACATCAAATGGTCGCCATCAAGATGAAGCAAGCAGCAACCTGGAGGATGCTTTAATCCGTCTGGAGGAAGAACAACAGAG gagcagcagtctgtctgcagtGAATGCAATGCTGAGAGAGCAGTTGGAGCAGGCTGGTTTGGCCAATGAGGCTCTCAGCCAGGACATCCGCAGGCTCACTGCTGATTGGACAAAAGCCAGAGAGGAGCTAGAGCAAAAGGAGTCTGactggaggagagaagaagag TCTTTCCACAGCTACTTCAGCAGCGAGCACAGTCGACTGCTGACGCTGTGGCGGCAAGTGGTCGGGTTCAGGAGGCATGTCTGTGAAATGAAGAGCGCAACTGAAAG GGACTTGTCAGATATGCGTAATGAGTTGGCTCGCACATCCCACTCTGCTCAGGTGTCCTGTGCCGGCCTGTGTGCCACGCTGCAAAGTCGGGAGGGAGGAGCGGCTCTGGCTCTGGAGCGGGAGAAAGTTCTGAGGAttcagctggagcagcagctgAGAGATCGTGTGGGAGAGATGATGAGCTTTCAGACCAGAACGGACGCGGAGAGAAGTGAGCTGAACGTCAG GTTGTCAGATTTGGTGCGAGAAGTGGAGAGACTGAAGGGCCAAATTGAAGAGCGGGATGGAGAAATTGTGACACTAACGAGGAAGCTCGAG GAGCAGAGCGACAATGATGAGACTGACATACAGGTGATGAGAactcacactgagacactgtttgACACACTGCGGGACATTGCTCAG ACACTTTCAGCAGACGGAGAGTCATCGTCAGAAGCGGATCAGGACAATTTGGGACCTCTGATCCGTGACTCTTTTCCTCGGAGGCCGTCCTCCCCCACTCGACACTGCTCGCTGTTTCCTCTCCCGGAGGCGACGCTGTCTGCTCTGCGCTCTGCAGTCACAAACAAGACACTCCAGCTGCAG GATGTTCGAGGTCGTCTCCTCTCTGCCCAGTCGTCTGTGCAGCAGTTACGAAAGCAGCTTTCTGAGTCTGACTCGGCTAAAAGAGACGCAGAACAGCGAAGCCAAACTCTGCAGCGAGAGAGGGACgctgctcagagagagagagagactgcacTGAGAGACCGGGAGCGGCTGAAGCTTGAGAGAGACTCGCTGGCCAG TGAGAAGTTGAACCTGGAGAAGGCGGTGCAGGCAGCGCAGAGCAGCGGCCAGCTCCTCCAGATGGACTGTGAGAAGCTTCAGCTGACTGTGGCATCCATGCAGCGTGAGCGAGACCACgagagggaggagaaggaggctgCCATGCAGGAGAGGGACCGGGCGAAGGCAGAGACGCAGAGGAT ACAGAAGCAGTGGGATCAGAGTGAGAGTCGAGCCTCGGCTCAGCGTGCAGAGCTGTCTGCAGTGAGGGAGACTCACCAGCAGGGGGAGATTCAGAAGCAGCTACTGCAGCAAGAAAACGCTCAACTGTCTGAGGCACTTGCTCGG GCTGAGAGCAGCAACACCGAGCTCTCTCTGCTGCTTAACAAGCTCCAGTCTGAGGATGCAGCACTCAGAGACTCTCTAGCAAAGATGGGCGGCATGAACGAGGGCCTAGCACAGGACAAAGTGGACCTTAACACCTACATCCTCCAG CTTGAGGAGGAGAAAGCCGTCCTGCAAACTCAGAAACGCGATGCAGAGCAGGAAAAGCTGACCATCAGAGATGAGCTGGTCCGGCTTGAGCAGGACAGGCTCGAGCTGGAGTCCGCCCGCCTCACACTGCAACAGTCGCTGCAGGACGCCGAGCTAAGCCGTGTGGGGACGGAGGCAGAGCTGCAGAGTCTCAGGGCTGAGAGACTTaagctgcaggagaaagtctccCAG CTTTGTGGTGAGGTGACCTCTCTGAGTTCCGAGGTAAGTCTTGCTAGAGGAGAGGGCCAGAGGAACGAGGTGGCCTTGGAGGAGGCCGGCCGCAGTCAGGCAGAACTGGCCCGAGACAAAGCAGCTCTCGTGGTTCAGCTGACGGCATCTGAGAGGGAAAACACCATGCTGTCTGAGGAAGTGGCTTCTTTCAG GTCGGAGCGCGAGTCCCTGGAAACCAGCCTGTTCgaagtgcagcagcagcttgttcAGGTGGAATCTCGCCGAGAGCAGCTGGAAACAGAGAACCAAAACCTCAGAGTCCGCTGTGAGACTGCTGCAG CTGAACTGAGGCATGTTCGCTCAGATGGGGAGATTGCGTTGGCCCAGGCTGAGCGGGAGAAACAGACTCTGACTCAAACTCTAAATGCTGCACAGCTAGAGGCCCAGCAGGCCTTACGTAAGGCCACCTCTGAGCatcaggaggaggtggagagacTGATGTCGGAAAAG GAAGTTGTGCGGCACAGCTTGCTAATGGAGCATGAGGTCGCTCTGAGAAGGCTCAGGCAGGAGATGGAGGATCAGCTCCACAGAgcgaagagagaaaaagaggagctGCAGGATGAAATGCGGACTCTACAGCACGATAGAGATCAGTGTCTGCTGCAGGCTGAGACGGAGAAACAACAG GCTCTTTCTTTGAAGGAGGCAGAGAAGACGGTTTTGTCTGAGAGAGTGTCCAGCCTGCAGACTGAACTGTCAGCTGCAGCCCTCGAGGCTGAGCGGTTGGCCAGAGAAGCAGCTCATTACAAAGAGCAGGAACAG atcaGAGTCGGGGCTTTGACCAGCGAGGTGCTGGAGCTTCGCTCTCAGCTGGATGATGTAGCATCTGCTCATGAGAGAGAGCTCCACAGTCTACAAGAGAGCTGCAATGATCTTCGCTCGCGAGCTGATGTTGCTCTCAAGGAG CTGGAGCAGTGCAGAGCCGCCCTCTCAGCTGCCGAGGAGAGCCGAGACCAGTTGAGGCGTGACTTGTTGGAGACTGAACGCCGCCTGAACCAGACTCAGGACTCAGCAGAGAGCTGCAGAAGAGAGGCCACAGAGCTGCGTCGCAACTTCAGTGACGTCACCAAGGAGAGAGATGCTCTCAGCCAATCAAATGCTTACCTGAGAGAAACTCTACGGAGTGCAGAAACAGAAAGGATCAG TGTGAAACGACAGTGTGAGGAGAAGGAGCAAAAGCTGGCTGTGCTGGAGGAGAATTTGTCTTCCACTCAGagggaggtggcagagctgcgAAGCTGCCTGAGAGAAGTTGAGAGGTCACGACTCGAGGCTCGGCGAGAGCTGCAGGAGCTCCGCAGACAG CTGAAGGTCCTGGATGGAGAgaaggagcagagagagagggaggtggcagagctgcagACTCGCCTGTCACTGGAGGagcaaagagaggaggagaaaggaaaagaggTTTTCATCCTCAAACAGAAGCTTACTGATGCTGAAACAGTCAGAGACTCTCTCAAGAAAGAA ctttCCATGACTCAGAAGCGTCTGGTGGAGTCTGAGTCCGGCTGGCGCAGCTGCGAGAGAGAACTGACCGCTCAGCTGCACGAGGCTCGTGGCAGCGAGAAGAAGCTCCAGGATGAAGCTAAGAACTTGTCCCTGCGTGCTCAGACAGCCCAGGACTCCGCTGCTCACTCCAGCCTACAGCTGAGCGAGGCGCAGGGCCGGCTCGCTGCCACCGAGGCGGAGCTGACCCGAGCCGAGGCCGCAAAGAGGGACCTGGAGTTTCGTCTGAGCAGCCTGCAGTCGGCTCTGACGCGAACGCTGGGCATTGGAGCGAGTGGCAGAGGAGGCAGGGGGAGGAGCCCAGGAGGGAGCTCCACATCACCTGGCAGCGTGTCACGCCACCACAGCGTCTCACCTCTGCGCTCCTCGCTGTCGCCTGCTAAAG AAATTCGAGGAAGCACCCCTGACAACACTTTAGGCTCAGGCACTGTATCTTCAGAGAGGGGGGATACACCACTGCCTCATCCTCAGTCAGAGCTGGACTCCGAGACCCTGCGAAGTGGTCTCAGAGACTTCCTCCAGGAGCTGCGTGACGCACAGAAAGATAGG GATGATGTCCAGTGCCAGCTGGGGGCCTTGCAGAGGGAGCTGGAAGAGCTGAAGGGGGAACGAGACTCTGCTCTGAGTCGTCTCGCTCAGCTGCAGCACATCGTGCAGGAGTACCAAGAAG GGAAGCGAGGACTGGATGAGCGTCTCACCACCACTCAGATTCTGctccagcagcaggaggaggcggtgaggagaggagacagGGAGAGGCGAGCTCTCAGCGACAGGGTGAAGGATTTAGAGCGAGCGCTGCAGGCCTCTGAGACGGATAAGAAACACTCACAG GATCAGTTAAATAAGCAGCGTGCTGCTGAAGTGCGTCTGGAGGTGGAGAGGAAACGCCTGCGGGAGGCGCTAGAGGCAACTGAAGCTCGAACCACCAGGGTGGAACTGGGGAGGCGCAGTCTGGAGGGCGAGCTGCAGAGACTCAAGTTGAATCTGGGGGACCGAGAGGCTGAGAGTCAGGCCTCCCAGGACCGCCATGACTCTCTGCTCAAACAG GTTGCTGACGGAGAAGCCCGCGTGTCTCTCCTGCAGAGGGAGGTGGAGAGGCTGAGCCAGGCTCTGCTGAAATCTCAGGAAGGTGAATCTTtactcaaagaaaaaaacacttctcTCAACCAGACCCTCCAGGATGCGGCGTCCATTCACAGCAGCACGCAGGGTCGTCTGGCTGCCCTGCAGAAGACGCTCAGTATTGTTGAACAGGACAAACGGCTCCTGCAG GAACAAATGGATGCATCCCGAGCTTCATTAGCTGAGGCAAAGAGAAACACGGCCACCCTGACTGAGCGTGTGCAGAGCCTCCAGAGTGAGCTGACCCAGAGTGAGCTGCGGCGAGACGAACTGGAGGCTGAGCTCAACAACGCCCAGGAG GCCCTGCGTCAGCGTTCGGCCAGTCTTGCAGAGGCTCAGCGCAGCGCCCAGTCCACTCAGACAGAGCGAGCCGCTGTAGAGGAGCGACTGCGTGCGCTGCAAAGAGCAGTCGCCATGCTAGAGACGGAGAAAAAAGATGCAGAGAGACAGGCTGCGAGGCTGGAGAAAGACAAGAATGCGCTGAAAAACATACTGGATAAG GTTGAACGTCAGAAGCTGAAGTCGGAGGAAGGCACGATGCGGCTGTCTGCAGAGAAGAGTCGCCTGGATCGCTCTCTAAACACAGCCGAGCAGGAGCTGCAGGAAGCCCAGCAGCAGATCCTGATGCTGCAG
- the crocc gene encoding rootletin isoform X3: MMSFQTRTDAERSELNVRLSDLVREVERLKGQIEERDGEIVTLTRKLEEQSDNDETDIQVMRTHTETLFDTLRDIAQTLSADGESSSEADQDNLGPLIRDSFPRRPSSPTRHCSLFPLPEATLSALRSAVTNKTLQLQDVRGRLLSAQSSVQQLRKQLSESDSAKRDAEQRSQTLQRERDAAQRERETALRDRERLKLERDSLASEKLNLEKAVQAAQSSGQLLQMDCEKLQLTVASMQRERDHEREEKEAAMQERDRAKAETQRIQKQWDQSESRASAQRAELSAVRETHQQGEIQKQLLQQENAQLSEALARAESSNTELSLLLNKLQSEDAALRDSLAKMGGMNEGLAQDKVDLNTYILQLEEEKAVLQTQKRDAEQEKLTIRDELVRLEQDRLELESARLTLQQSLQDAELSRVGTEAELQSLRAERLKLQEKVSQLCGEVTSLSSEVSLARGEGQRNEVALEEAGRSQAELARDKAALVVQLTASERENTMLSEEVASFRSERESLETSLFEVQQQLVQVESRREQLETENQNLRVRCETAAAELRHVRSDGEIALAQAEREKQTLTQTLNAAQLEAQQALRKATSEHQEEVERLMSEKEVVRHSLLMEHEVALRRLRQEMEDQLHRAKREKEELQDEMRTLQHDRDQCLLQAETEKQQALSLKEAEKTVLSERVSSLQTELSAAALEAERLAREAAHYKEQEQIRVGALTSEVLELRSQLDDVASAHERELHSLQESCNDLRSRADVALKELEQCRAALSAAEESRDQLRRDLLETERRLNQTQDSAESCRREATELRRNFSDVTKERDALSQSNAYLRETLRSAETERISVKRQCEEKEQKLAVLEENLSSTQREVAELRSCLREVERSRLEARRELQELRRQLKVLDGEKEQREREVAELQTRLSLEEQREEEKGKEVFILKQKLTDAETVRDSLKKELSMTQKRLVESESGWRSCERELTAQLHEARGSEKKLQDEAKNLSLRAQTAQDSAAHSSLQLSEAQGRLAATEAELTRAEAAKRDLEFRLSSLQSALTRTLGIGASGRGGRGRSPGGSSTSPGSVSRHHSVSPLRSSLSPAKEIRGSTPDNTLGSGTVSSERGDTPLPHPQSELDSETLRSGLRDFLQELRDAQKDRDDVQCQLGALQRELEELKGERDSALSRLAQLQHIVQEYQEGKRGLDERLTTTQILLQQQEEAVRRGDRERRALSDRVKDLERALQASETDKKHSQDQLNKQRAAEVRLEVERKRLREALEATEARTTRVELGRRSLEGELQRLKLNLGDREAESQASQDRHDSLLKQVADGEARVSLLQREVERLSQALLKSQEGESLLKEKNTSLNQTLQDAASIHSSTQGRLAALQKTLSIVEQDKRLLQEQMDASRASLAEAKRNTATLTERVQSLQSELTQSELRRDELEAELNNAQEALRQRSASLAEAQRSAQSTQTERAAVEERLRALQRAVAMLETEKKDAERQAARLEKDKNALKNILDKVERQKLKSEEGTMRLSAEKSRLDRSLNTAEQELQEAQQQILMLQTQLAEMEQTHSLCESLVRQRDEVQREAERLRTSFRDIERTLATRERAHRHRVKGLEEQVSTLKEQLQQEIKRRQPSLPSSVLLAGNRDAA, translated from the exons ATGATGAGCTTTCAGACCAGAACGGACGCGGAGAGAAGTGAGCTGAACGTCAG GTTGTCAGATTTGGTGCGAGAAGTGGAGAGACTGAAGGGCCAAATTGAAGAGCGGGATGGAGAAATTGTGACACTAACGAGGAAGCTCGAG GAGCAGAGCGACAATGATGAGACTGACATACAGGTGATGAGAactcacactgagacactgtttgACACACTGCGGGACATTGCTCAG ACACTTTCAGCAGACGGAGAGTCATCGTCAGAAGCGGATCAGGACAATTTGGGACCTCTGATCCGTGACTCTTTTCCTCGGAGGCCGTCCTCCCCCACTCGACACTGCTCGCTGTTTCCTCTCCCGGAGGCGACGCTGTCTGCTCTGCGCTCTGCAGTCACAAACAAGACACTCCAGCTGCAG GATGTTCGAGGTCGTCTCCTCTCTGCCCAGTCGTCTGTGCAGCAGTTACGAAAGCAGCTTTCTGAGTCTGACTCGGCTAAAAGAGACGCAGAACAGCGAAGCCAAACTCTGCAGCGAGAGAGGGACgctgctcagagagagagagagactgcacTGAGAGACCGGGAGCGGCTGAAGCTTGAGAGAGACTCGCTGGCCAG TGAGAAGTTGAACCTGGAGAAGGCGGTGCAGGCAGCGCAGAGCAGCGGCCAGCTCCTCCAGATGGACTGTGAGAAGCTTCAGCTGACTGTGGCATCCATGCAGCGTGAGCGAGACCACgagagggaggagaaggaggctgCCATGCAGGAGAGGGACCGGGCGAAGGCAGAGACGCAGAGGAT ACAGAAGCAGTGGGATCAGAGTGAGAGTCGAGCCTCGGCTCAGCGTGCAGAGCTGTCTGCAGTGAGGGAGACTCACCAGCAGGGGGAGATTCAGAAGCAGCTACTGCAGCAAGAAAACGCTCAACTGTCTGAGGCACTTGCTCGG GCTGAGAGCAGCAACACCGAGCTCTCTCTGCTGCTTAACAAGCTCCAGTCTGAGGATGCAGCACTCAGAGACTCTCTAGCAAAGATGGGCGGCATGAACGAGGGCCTAGCACAGGACAAAGTGGACCTTAACACCTACATCCTCCAG CTTGAGGAGGAGAAAGCCGTCCTGCAAACTCAGAAACGCGATGCAGAGCAGGAAAAGCTGACCATCAGAGATGAGCTGGTCCGGCTTGAGCAGGACAGGCTCGAGCTGGAGTCCGCCCGCCTCACACTGCAACAGTCGCTGCAGGACGCCGAGCTAAGCCGTGTGGGGACGGAGGCAGAGCTGCAGAGTCTCAGGGCTGAGAGACTTaagctgcaggagaaagtctccCAG CTTTGTGGTGAGGTGACCTCTCTGAGTTCCGAGGTAAGTCTTGCTAGAGGAGAGGGCCAGAGGAACGAGGTGGCCTTGGAGGAGGCCGGCCGCAGTCAGGCAGAACTGGCCCGAGACAAAGCAGCTCTCGTGGTTCAGCTGACGGCATCTGAGAGGGAAAACACCATGCTGTCTGAGGAAGTGGCTTCTTTCAG GTCGGAGCGCGAGTCCCTGGAAACCAGCCTGTTCgaagtgcagcagcagcttgttcAGGTGGAATCTCGCCGAGAGCAGCTGGAAACAGAGAACCAAAACCTCAGAGTCCGCTGTGAGACTGCTGCAG CTGAACTGAGGCATGTTCGCTCAGATGGGGAGATTGCGTTGGCCCAGGCTGAGCGGGAGAAACAGACTCTGACTCAAACTCTAAATGCTGCACAGCTAGAGGCCCAGCAGGCCTTACGTAAGGCCACCTCTGAGCatcaggaggaggtggagagacTGATGTCGGAAAAG GAAGTTGTGCGGCACAGCTTGCTAATGGAGCATGAGGTCGCTCTGAGAAGGCTCAGGCAGGAGATGGAGGATCAGCTCCACAGAgcgaagagagaaaaagaggagctGCAGGATGAAATGCGGACTCTACAGCACGATAGAGATCAGTGTCTGCTGCAGGCTGAGACGGAGAAACAACAG GCTCTTTCTTTGAAGGAGGCAGAGAAGACGGTTTTGTCTGAGAGAGTGTCCAGCCTGCAGACTGAACTGTCAGCTGCAGCCCTCGAGGCTGAGCGGTTGGCCAGAGAAGCAGCTCATTACAAAGAGCAGGAACAG atcaGAGTCGGGGCTTTGACCAGCGAGGTGCTGGAGCTTCGCTCTCAGCTGGATGATGTAGCATCTGCTCATGAGAGAGAGCTCCACAGTCTACAAGAGAGCTGCAATGATCTTCGCTCGCGAGCTGATGTTGCTCTCAAGGAG CTGGAGCAGTGCAGAGCCGCCCTCTCAGCTGCCGAGGAGAGCCGAGACCAGTTGAGGCGTGACTTGTTGGAGACTGAACGCCGCCTGAACCAGACTCAGGACTCAGCAGAGAGCTGCAGAAGAGAGGCCACAGAGCTGCGTCGCAACTTCAGTGACGTCACCAAGGAGAGAGATGCTCTCAGCCAATCAAATGCTTACCTGAGAGAAACTCTACGGAGTGCAGAAACAGAAAGGATCAG TGTGAAACGACAGTGTGAGGAGAAGGAGCAAAAGCTGGCTGTGCTGGAGGAGAATTTGTCTTCCACTCAGagggaggtggcagagctgcgAAGCTGCCTGAGAGAAGTTGAGAGGTCACGACTCGAGGCTCGGCGAGAGCTGCAGGAGCTCCGCAGACAG CTGAAGGTCCTGGATGGAGAgaaggagcagagagagagggaggtggcagagctgcagACTCGCCTGTCACTGGAGGagcaaagagaggaggagaaaggaaaagaggTTTTCATCCTCAAACAGAAGCTTACTGATGCTGAAACAGTCAGAGACTCTCTCAAGAAAGAA ctttCCATGACTCAGAAGCGTCTGGTGGAGTCTGAGTCCGGCTGGCGCAGCTGCGAGAGAGAACTGACCGCTCAGCTGCACGAGGCTCGTGGCAGCGAGAAGAAGCTCCAGGATGAAGCTAAGAACTTGTCCCTGCGTGCTCAGACAGCCCAGGACTCCGCTGCTCACTCCAGCCTACAGCTGAGCGAGGCGCAGGGCCGGCTCGCTGCCACCGAGGCGGAGCTGACCCGAGCCGAGGCCGCAAAGAGGGACCTGGAGTTTCGTCTGAGCAGCCTGCAGTCGGCTCTGACGCGAACGCTGGGCATTGGAGCGAGTGGCAGAGGAGGCAGGGGGAGGAGCCCAGGAGGGAGCTCCACATCACCTGGCAGCGTGTCACGCCACCACAGCGTCTCACCTCTGCGCTCCTCGCTGTCGCCTGCTAAAG AAATTCGAGGAAGCACCCCTGACAACACTTTAGGCTCAGGCACTGTATCTTCAGAGAGGGGGGATACACCACTGCCTCATCCTCAGTCAGAGCTGGACTCCGAGACCCTGCGAAGTGGTCTCAGAGACTTCCTCCAGGAGCTGCGTGACGCACAGAAAGATAGG GATGATGTCCAGTGCCAGCTGGGGGCCTTGCAGAGGGAGCTGGAAGAGCTGAAGGGGGAACGAGACTCTGCTCTGAGTCGTCTCGCTCAGCTGCAGCACATCGTGCAGGAGTACCAAGAAG GGAAGCGAGGACTGGATGAGCGTCTCACCACCACTCAGATTCTGctccagcagcaggaggaggcggtgaggagaggagacagGGAGAGGCGAGCTCTCAGCGACAGGGTGAAGGATTTAGAGCGAGCGCTGCAGGCCTCTGAGACGGATAAGAAACACTCACAG GATCAGTTAAATAAGCAGCGTGCTGCTGAAGTGCGTCTGGAGGTGGAGAGGAAACGCCTGCGGGAGGCGCTAGAGGCAACTGAAGCTCGAACCACCAGGGTGGAACTGGGGAGGCGCAGTCTGGAGGGCGAGCTGCAGAGACTCAAGTTGAATCTGGGGGACCGAGAGGCTGAGAGTCAGGCCTCCCAGGACCGCCATGACTCTCTGCTCAAACAG GTTGCTGACGGAGAAGCCCGCGTGTCTCTCCTGCAGAGGGAGGTGGAGAGGCTGAGCCAGGCTCTGCTGAAATCTCAGGAAGGTGAATCTTtactcaaagaaaaaaacacttctcTCAACCAGACCCTCCAGGATGCGGCGTCCATTCACAGCAGCACGCAGGGTCGTCTGGCTGCCCTGCAGAAGACGCTCAGTATTGTTGAACAGGACAAACGGCTCCTGCAG GAACAAATGGATGCATCCCGAGCTTCATTAGCTGAGGCAAAGAGAAACACGGCCACCCTGACTGAGCGTGTGCAGAGCCTCCAGAGTGAGCTGACCCAGAGTGAGCTGCGGCGAGACGAACTGGAGGCTGAGCTCAACAACGCCCAGGAG GCCCTGCGTCAGCGTTCGGCCAGTCTTGCAGAGGCTCAGCGCAGCGCCCAGTCCACTCAGACAGAGCGAGCCGCTGTAGAGGAGCGACTGCGTGCGCTGCAAAGAGCAGTCGCCATGCTAGAGACGGAGAAAAAAGATGCAGAGAGACAGGCTGCGAGGCTGGAGAAAGACAAGAATGCGCTGAAAAACATACTGGATAAG GTTGAACGTCAGAAGCTGAAGTCGGAGGAAGGCACGATGCGGCTGTCTGCAGAGAAGAGTCGCCTGGATCGCTCTCTAAACACAGCCGAGCAGGAGCTGCAGGAAGCCCAGCAGCAGATCCTGATGCTGCAG